A DNA window from Takifugu flavidus isolate HTHZ2018 chromosome 15, ASM371156v2, whole genome shotgun sequence contains the following coding sequences:
- the aire gene encoding autoimmune regulator isoform X1 — protein MEDFRDTNLRSLLRQLRTDIAMAVDDSFPLVFGLADKNIITDQLQKDTLEKESREGIHKAMYSLLSWVLEQRRSIIRAFWSNLSKDYNLDSYPKLHKLIANLPCRWESKGSRDEKRSSDDQKTSHIKKRNHEDSEQPKFHDKPSDEPGAQMGSASVQKAHTSSSSSVSSTKLPVKHEASEKIHIKQVFGSDEKTSGIVRHCVKVGGVFYSCGQSEETKRASKAVESIFHHKGEPLTDGAHVNDDECAACKDGGELICCDGCPQAFHLTCLDPPLTSIPSGPWQCDWCCGTRGKRETTQQPPLAKSLQTNTSSNNALVDVSFFSSSLSSTSHSAVTAPTNSPRNQCSGGELLSVTEECGVCRQAEGALTRCLQCLGSFHTHCHFPKGRSICLSCSRLWESSAEGEAGSRSLQLAPVLQNMLGHEQGTVVPEPGLHKDELDSILGDQTSFDGILQWAFHNMSRPLSDSQGCYQ, from the exons ATGGAGGATTTTAGGGACACAAACCTTCGCTCCCTGTTAAGGCAGCTGCGGACTGATATCGCCATGGCCGTCGATGACTCCTTCCCGCTCGTCTTTGGTCTGGCGGACAAAAACATAATCACTGACCAACTGCAGAAG GACACTCTGGAGAAAGAGAGCAGGGAAGGAATCCACAAGGCAATGTACTCACTCCTGTCGTGGGTCTTAGAACAGAGAAGATCCATCATCCGTGCCTTTTGGAGCAACTTGTCCAAAGACTACAACCTGGACAGTTACCCCAAGCTGCACAAGTTGATCGCAAACCTGCCCTGCA GGTGGGAATCCAAAGGTTCTCGAGATGAAAAGAGATCCTCAGATGATCAGAAAACAAGCCACATCAAGAAGAGGAACCATGAGGACAGTGAGCAACCAAAGTTTCATGACAAACCAAGCGATGAGCCAG GTGCTCAGATGGGGTCCGCCTCAGTCCAGAAAGCTCAcacttcatcttcatcctctgtcTCCTCGACTAAGCTACCAGTCAAACACGAAGCCAGTGAGAAGATCCATATCAAACAGGTGTTTGGCTCCGACGAGAAGACATCTG GAATTGTCAGACACTGTGTAAAGGTCGGTGGGGTGTTTTACTCTTGTGGCCAGTCAGAGGAGACCAAGAGAGCTTCCAAGGCTGTTGAAAGCATCTTTCACCACAAGGGGGAGCCACTCACAGATGGA GCCCACGTCAATGATGACGAGTGTGCAGCGTGTAAGGATGGGGGAGAGTTGATCTGTTGCGATGGTTGTCCTCAGGCTTTTCATCTCACCTGCCTGGACCCTCCACTCACCTCCATACCAAG TGGCCCGTGGCAGTGTGACTGGTGTTGTGGCACCAGGgggaaaagagaaacaactCAACAA CCTCCACTTGCCAAATCACTGCAGACAAACACCAGCTCCAATAATGCCCTCGTAGAtgtctccttcttctcctcctcactctcatcTACGTCTCACTCCGCTGTCACAGCTCCAACGAACTCACCCAGAAACCAG TGCTCAGGTGGAGAGCTGCTCAGCGTGACGGAGGAGTGTGGTGTCTGTCGGCAGGCTGAAGGAGCCCTGACTCGCTGCCTCCAGTGTTTGGGAAGCTTCCACACACACTGCCACTTTCCAAA AGGGCGATCCATCTGCTTGTCCTGCTCCAGGCTGTGGGAGAGCTCTGCAGAGGGAGAGGCAGGATCCAggtctctgcag CTTGCCCCAGTGCTTCAAAACATGCTAGGCCACGAGCAGGGCACCGTTGTCCCGGAGCCTGGCCTCCACAAAGATGAACTGGACTCCATCCTTGGAGAT CAGACCTCCTTTGATGGCATCTTGCAGTGGGCTTTCCACAACATGTCGAGGCCACTTTCTGACAGCCAGGGATGTTACCAGTGA
- the aire gene encoding autoimmune regulator isoform X2, translating into MEDFRDTNLRSLLRQLRTDIAMAVDDSFPLVFGLADKNIITDQLQKDTLEKESREGIHKAMYSLLSWVLEQRRSIIRAFWSNLSKDYNLDSYPKLHKLIANLPCRWESKGSRDEKRSSDDQKTSHIKKRNHEDSEQPKFHDKPSDEPGAQMGSASVQKAHTSSSSSVSSTKLPVKHEASEKIHIKQVFGSDEKTSGIVRHCVKVGGVFYSCGQSEETKRASKAVESIFHHKGEPLTDGAHVNDDECAACKDGGELICCDGCPQAFHLTCLDPPLTSIPSGPWQCDWCCGTRGKRETTQQPPLAKSLQTNTSSNNALVDVSFFSSSLSSTSHSAVTAPTNSPRNQCSGGELLSVTEECGVCRQAEGALTRCLQCLGSFHTHCHFPKGRSICLSCSRLWESSAEGEAGSRSLQLAPVLQNMLGHEQGTVVPEPGLHKDELDSILGDTSFDGILQWAFHNMSRPLSDSQGCYQ; encoded by the exons ATGGAGGATTTTAGGGACACAAACCTTCGCTCCCTGTTAAGGCAGCTGCGGACTGATATCGCCATGGCCGTCGATGACTCCTTCCCGCTCGTCTTTGGTCTGGCGGACAAAAACATAATCACTGACCAACTGCAGAAG GACACTCTGGAGAAAGAGAGCAGGGAAGGAATCCACAAGGCAATGTACTCACTCCTGTCGTGGGTCTTAGAACAGAGAAGATCCATCATCCGTGCCTTTTGGAGCAACTTGTCCAAAGACTACAACCTGGACAGTTACCCCAAGCTGCACAAGTTGATCGCAAACCTGCCCTGCA GGTGGGAATCCAAAGGTTCTCGAGATGAAAAGAGATCCTCAGATGATCAGAAAACAAGCCACATCAAGAAGAGGAACCATGAGGACAGTGAGCAACCAAAGTTTCATGACAAACCAAGCGATGAGCCAG GTGCTCAGATGGGGTCCGCCTCAGTCCAGAAAGCTCAcacttcatcttcatcctctgtcTCCTCGACTAAGCTACCAGTCAAACACGAAGCCAGTGAGAAGATCCATATCAAACAGGTGTTTGGCTCCGACGAGAAGACATCTG GAATTGTCAGACACTGTGTAAAGGTCGGTGGGGTGTTTTACTCTTGTGGCCAGTCAGAGGAGACCAAGAGAGCTTCCAAGGCTGTTGAAAGCATCTTTCACCACAAGGGGGAGCCACTCACAGATGGA GCCCACGTCAATGATGACGAGTGTGCAGCGTGTAAGGATGGGGGAGAGTTGATCTGTTGCGATGGTTGTCCTCAGGCTTTTCATCTCACCTGCCTGGACCCTCCACTCACCTCCATACCAAG TGGCCCGTGGCAGTGTGACTGGTGTTGTGGCACCAGGgggaaaagagaaacaactCAACAA CCTCCACTTGCCAAATCACTGCAGACAAACACCAGCTCCAATAATGCCCTCGTAGAtgtctccttcttctcctcctcactctcatcTACGTCTCACTCCGCTGTCACAGCTCCAACGAACTCACCCAGAAACCAG TGCTCAGGTGGAGAGCTGCTCAGCGTGACGGAGGAGTGTGGTGTCTGTCGGCAGGCTGAAGGAGCCCTGACTCGCTGCCTCCAGTGTTTGGGAAGCTTCCACACACACTGCCACTTTCCAAA AGGGCGATCCATCTGCTTGTCCTGCTCCAGGCTGTGGGAGAGCTCTGCAGAGGGAGAGGCAGGATCCAggtctctgcag CTTGCCCCAGTGCTTCAAAACATGCTAGGCCACGAGCAGGGCACCGTTGTCCCGGAGCCTGGCCTCCACAAAGATGAACTGGACTCCATCCTTGGAGAT ACCTCCTTTGATGGCATCTTGCAGTGGGCTTTCCACAACATGTCGAGGCCACTTTCTGACAGCCAGGGATGTTACCAGTGA